A section of the Clostridium omnivorum genome encodes:
- a CDS encoding sensor histidine kinase, translated as MKKLRFKSLTMRIWTTFTAVILIIICSLSLLYLFVFRQISDKSKAQDLKVAHDILLQNNNYDEHNRSNEFANLKESRHFTVNLGDSSNPIFKEVNRKPGFPDVPPEGLPAHMKDNDSVETRTWMTSFINNEKLNEKQFSATHNNTRYIFIISSIPSDSTGKSYLISYLPIINDNGILYTIIIIGVVFIAIGFITAKVVANYISKPLKELEDYTMRIAHKDWKEPLRINNEDEIGRLVDSMNRMQKELKHADEEEKMFLQSISHDLKTPVMVIMSHADAIIDGVYIDSVEKTAEIIRNEAMSLEKKIKQLLYLNTLDYVLTNNSESTSINLYDLLMHIINRFEVVNSKIEWDLSMDKIAINGNLDKIQVSIENILENGLRYANEKIAVTLREQDGYAVLDIYNDGPNIKAENIHRIFDNFYKDKTGNFGLGLAISKKIIDFYGGNIKAVNREKGVSFIIKLPIK; from the coding sequence ATGAAAAAGCTAAGATTTAAATCATTAACAATGAGAATCTGGACCACTTTTACGGCTGTAATTCTTATAATAATATGCAGTCTATCATTATTATACCTATTTGTCTTTAGACAAATAAGTGATAAATCTAAAGCACAGGATTTAAAAGTGGCACATGATATATTGCTGCAGAACAATAATTATGATGAACATAATAGGTCAAATGAATTTGCTAATTTGAAAGAAAGTCGACATTTTACAGTAAACCTAGGTGACAGTAGCAATCCTATATTTAAGGAAGTAAATAGAAAGCCTGGTTTTCCAGATGTTCCCCCTGAAGGATTACCTGCACATATGAAGGATAATGATAGTGTTGAAACAAGAACTTGGATGACAAGCTTTATAAATAATGAAAAACTAAATGAAAAACAGTTTAGTGCAACACACAATAATACAAGGTATATTTTTATTATAAGTTCGATACCAAGTGATAGCACTGGAAAGTCCTATTTGATATCCTATTTGCCAATTATAAATGATAATGGGATATTGTACACAATAATAATAATAGGTGTAGTTTTTATAGCAATAGGCTTTATAACAGCTAAGGTGGTTGCAAACTATATTTCTAAGCCTCTTAAGGAACTAGAAGACTATACAATGAGAATAGCTCATAAGGATTGGAAAGAGCCATTGCGCATTAATAATGAAGATGAGATAGGGAGACTAGTAGATTCAATGAATCGCATGCAAAAGGAATTAAAGCATGCCGATGAGGAAGAAAAAATGTTTTTACAGAGTATATCCCATGATTTGAAAACACCTGTTATGGTAATTATGAGCCATGCTGATGCAATTATTGATGGTGTTTATATAGATTCAGTTGAGAAAACTGCTGAAATCATTAGAAATGAGGCCATGAGCCTAGAAAAGAAAATTAAGCAATTACTTTATTTAAATACTCTGGATTATGTACTCACTAATAATAGTGAAAGCACTTCAATTAACCTGTATGATTTATTGATGCACATTATTAATAGATTTGAAGTGGTAAATAGTAAGATTGAATGGGATCTTTCCATGGATAAAATAGCTATTAACGGAAATCTTGATAAAATACAGGTTTCAATTGAAAATATTTTAGAAAATGGATTAAGATATGCAAATGAAAAAATAGCTGTAACCTTGAGAGAACAAGACGGCTATGCAGTATTAGATATATACAACGACGGCCCCAATATAAAGGCTGAAAATATTCACCGTATTTTTGATAATTTTTATAAAGATAAAACTGGAAACTTTGGACTTGGACTTGCAATATCAAAAAAAATAATTGATTTTTATGGCGGAAATATAAAAGCAGTAAATAGAGAAAAGGGCGTCAGCTTTATAATTAAATTACCTATAAAATAA